In Nocardia asteroides, a single genomic region encodes these proteins:
- a CDS encoding thiolase domain-containing protein: MSFPAAVLGTGQTNHVTKRTDVSMAGMCREAIDRALADSGVTIAEIDAVVVGKAPDFFEGVMMPELYMADALGAVGKPMIRVHTAGSVGGSTSVVAANLVQAGVHRKVLAVSWEKQSESNAMWALSIPVPFTMPVGAGAGGYFAPHVRSYIRRSGAPLHIGAMVAAKDRRNGAKNPLAHLRQPDITVESVLASQMLWDPIRFDETCPSSDGACALVIGDAEAAEAVEATGRKVAWVHGTAMRTEPTTYAGRDQVNPQAGRDAAAALWEAAGIKDPLAEIDAAEIYVPFSWFEPMWLENLGFAAQGEGWKLTEKGETEIGGQLPVNPSGGVLSSNPIGASGMIRFAEAAKQVMDRAGDYQVPGARKALGHAYGGGSQYFSMWVVGSERPA, from the coding sequence ATGAGCTTCCCGGCCGCGGTGCTCGGCACCGGTCAAACCAATCACGTGACGAAACGCACCGACGTGTCCATGGCGGGCATGTGCCGGGAGGCGATCGATCGCGCACTCGCCGATTCCGGCGTCACCATCGCCGAGATCGACGCCGTCGTCGTCGGCAAGGCGCCCGACTTCTTCGAGGGCGTCATGATGCCGGAGCTGTACATGGCCGACGCGCTCGGCGCGGTCGGCAAGCCGATGATCCGGGTGCACACCGCAGGCTCGGTAGGCGGCTCGACCAGTGTCGTCGCCGCCAACCTGGTGCAGGCGGGCGTGCACCGGAAGGTGCTCGCGGTCTCCTGGGAAAAGCAGTCCGAGTCGAATGCCATGTGGGCGCTGTCGATTCCGGTGCCCTTCACCATGCCGGTCGGCGCGGGCGCCGGCGGCTACTTCGCCCCGCACGTGCGCTCCTACATCCGCCGCTCGGGCGCGCCGCTGCACATCGGCGCCATGGTCGCGGCCAAGGACCGGCGCAACGGCGCCAAGAACCCGCTCGCGCACCTGCGCCAGCCGGACATCACCGTGGAGTCGGTGCTGGCCTCGCAGATGCTCTGGGATCCGATCCGCTTCGACGAGACCTGCCCCTCATCGGACGGCGCCTGCGCGCTGGTCATCGGGGACGCGGAGGCCGCCGAGGCGGTCGAGGCCACCGGCCGCAAGGTCGCCTGGGTGCACGGCACCGCGATGCGCACCGAGCCGACCACCTACGCGGGCCGCGACCAGGTGAACCCGCAGGCCGGGCGGGACGCCGCGGCCGCGCTCTGGGAAGCAGCGGGAATCAAGGATCCGCTGGCCGAGATCGACGCGGCCGAGATCTACGTTCCCTTCTCCTGGTTCGAGCCCATGTGGCTGGAGAACCTGGGCTTCGCCGCGCAGGGCGAGGGCTGGAAGCTCACCGAGAAGGGCGAGACCGAGATCGGCGGCCAGCTGCCGGTGAACCCCTCCGGCGGCGTGCTCTCCTCCAACCCGATCGGCGCCTCCGGCATGATCCGCTTCGCCGAGGCGGCCAAGCAGGTCATGGACCGGGCCGGTGATTATCAGGTGCCCGGCGCGCGCAAGGCGCTCGGCCACGCCTACGGCGGCGGCTCGCAGTACTTCTCCATGTGGGTCGTCGGATCGGAGCGTCCGGCATGA
- a CDS encoding thiolase domain-containing protein: MTDHATDIAVVGFAHAPHVPETFGTTNGVEMLVPIFQKLYDRLGIDKSDIDFWCSGSSDWLAGRAFSFISAVDSIGAVPPINESHVEMDAAWALYEAWVKLRSGQAQTALVYGFGKSSAGTLRRTLTMQLDPYLVGPLWPDAVSVAGLQARAGLDAGRWSERDMAAVAAGADGDVDALLANPYTANPFRAHDVAPVTDGAAAIVLAVGDRARELCDRPAWITGMAHRIDAQAFGVRDLTRSPSTAAAAQAVTGGDTAGFDIAELHAQFSHQQLILADAIGLKPETRINPSGGALAGNPMFAAGLERIGYAAEAIISGSANRALAHATSGPVLQQNLVTVIESENR; encoded by the coding sequence GTGACCGACCACGCCACCGACATCGCAGTCGTCGGCTTCGCCCACGCCCCGCACGTGCCCGAGACCTTCGGCACCACGAACGGCGTGGAGATGCTGGTGCCGATCTTCCAGAAGCTCTACGACCGGCTCGGAATCGACAAGTCGGACATCGACTTCTGGTGCTCCGGCTCCTCCGACTGGCTGGCCGGGCGCGCCTTCTCCTTCATCTCCGCGGTCGACTCGATCGGCGCGGTTCCGCCGATCAACGAGTCGCACGTGGAGATGGACGCCGCCTGGGCGCTCTACGAGGCGTGGGTGAAGCTCCGCTCCGGCCAGGCGCAGACCGCCCTGGTCTACGGCTTCGGCAAGTCGTCGGCGGGCACCCTGCGCCGGACCCTGACCATGCAGCTGGATCCGTACCTGGTCGGGCCGCTCTGGCCGGACGCCGTCTCGGTGGCCGGGTTGCAGGCGCGCGCCGGGCTGGATGCGGGCCGCTGGTCCGAGCGCGACATGGCCGCGGTCGCCGCCGGGGCCGATGGCGATGTGGACGCGCTGCTCGCGAATCCCTACACCGCCAACCCGTTCCGGGCGCACGACGTCGCGCCGGTGACCGACGGCGCCGCCGCCATCGTGCTCGCGGTCGGTGACCGGGCCCGCGAACTCTGCGACCGCCCCGCCTGGATCACCGGCATGGCGCACCGCATCGACGCGCAGGCGTTCGGCGTCCGCGACCTCACCCGCTCGCCCTCCACCGCGGCGGCCGCGCAGGCCGTCACCGGCGGCGACACCGCGGGCTTCGACATCGCCGAGCTGCACGCGCAGTTCAGCCACCAGCAGCTGATCCTGGCCGATGCCATCGGGCTGAAGCCGGAGACCAGGATCAACCCCTCCGGCGGCGCGCTGGCGGGCAACCCCATGTTCGCCGCCGGGCTGGAGCGCATCGGCTACGCGGCAGAGGCGATCATCTCGGGTTCCGCGAACCGGGCGCTGGCCCACGCGACCAGCGGCCCGGTCCTGCAGCAGAACCTGGTCACCGTCATCGAATCGGAGAACCGATGA
- a CDS encoding Zn-ribbon domain-containing OB-fold protein yields the protein MTQGNTASAVVAAAPGNDPDHAPDVLSAPLRVHFDYTRSVGPIIGAFLGGLRAGTITGIRGSDGRVLVPPAEFDPVTSEPLTEFVDVAEVGTVTSWSWVSDPLPGQPFDRPFAWALIQLDGADTALLHAVDVPSADDMRTGLRVRVRWAAERTGSINDIAHFVPGETAEPAADSAAAEPVTILTTPVELHYNHTASPQETVYLRGLAEGKLIGGRTDANGKVYFPPRGASPTDGIPTDDMVELSDSGTVTTFCIVNVPFLGQRIKPPYVAAYVLLDGADIPVLHLVLGCDASEVRMGMRVEAVWKPREEWGHGLENVDHFRPSGEPDADYETYKHHL from the coding sequence GTGACTCAGGGGAATACTGCTTCCGCCGTCGTCGCGGCCGCACCCGGCAATGATCCGGATCATGCGCCCGACGTACTCAGCGCGCCCCTGCGGGTGCACTTCGACTACACCAGATCGGTCGGCCCGATCATCGGCGCCTTCCTCGGCGGGCTGCGCGCAGGCACGATCACCGGCATCCGCGGCTCGGACGGCCGGGTGCTCGTGCCACCGGCCGAGTTCGACCCGGTGACCAGCGAGCCGCTGACCGAGTTCGTCGACGTGGCCGAGGTCGGCACCGTGACGTCGTGGAGCTGGGTGAGCGACCCACTGCCCGGTCAGCCGTTCGACCGGCCCTTCGCCTGGGCGCTGATCCAGCTGGACGGCGCCGACACCGCCCTGCTGCACGCCGTCGACGTGCCGAGCGCGGACGACATGCGCACCGGCCTCCGGGTCCGGGTGCGGTGGGCGGCCGAGCGCACCGGCTCGATCAACGACATCGCGCACTTCGTCCCCGGCGAAACCGCCGAGCCCGCGGCGGATTCCGCCGCCGCCGAGCCGGTGACGATTCTGACCACGCCGGTGGAGCTGCACTACAACCACACCGCCTCTCCTCAGGAAACGGTCTACCTGCGCGGGCTGGCCGAAGGCAAGCTCATCGGCGGCCGCACCGACGCCAACGGCAAGGTCTACTTCCCGCCGCGCGGCGCCAGCCCCACCGACGGCATCCCCACCGACGACATGGTCGAGCTCAGCGACTCCGGCACCGTCACCACCTTCTGCATCGTGAACGTCCCGTTCCTCGGGCAGCGGATCAAGCCGCCGTACGTCGCGGCCTACGTGCTGCTCGACGGCGCCGACATCCCGGTGCTGCACCTGGTGCTCGGCTGCGACGCGAGCGAGGTGCGGATGGGCATGCGGGTGGAGGCGGTCTGGAAACCGCGCGAGGAGTGGGGCCACGGGCTGGAGAACGTGGACCACTTCCGGCCGAGCGGCGAACCGGACGCCGACTACGAGACCTACAAACACCACCTGTGA
- a CDS encoding LLM class F420-dependent oxidoreductase — translation MKFGLQLGYWMAAPPANAGEMVTAAEEAGFDAVFAAESWGSDAFGPLAWWGSRTSRVRLGTSVVQLSARTPTSTAMHALTLDHLSGGRAVLGLGVSGPQVVEGWYGQPFAKPLQRTREYVDIVRRVLAREAPVTSAGPHYPLPYTGPGASGLGKPLKPITHPLRADLPIWLGAEGPKNVALTAEIADGWLAIYYAPRLAGMYNEWLDEGFARAGARRSRADFEIAASCQVVVTDDAAAEIERMRWVMSLYIGGMGAPELNFHAHVYRRMGYDREVDEITELFRAGKKAEAAAAVPDEMILDTAIIGDEDHVRAQLPVWEKAGVTMLLVSVPDLESMRRIAPLVQG, via the coding sequence GTGAAGTTCGGATTGCAACTGGGGTATTGGATGGCCGCCCCGCCCGCCAACGCGGGCGAGATGGTGACGGCGGCCGAGGAGGCCGGTTTCGACGCGGTGTTCGCCGCCGAGTCGTGGGGCTCGGACGCCTTCGGCCCGCTCGCCTGGTGGGGCTCGCGGACCAGCCGGGTGCGGCTCGGCACCTCGGTGGTGCAGCTCTCCGCGCGCACCCCGACCTCCACCGCCATGCACGCGCTCACCCTCGACCACCTCAGCGGCGGCCGGGCGGTGCTCGGGCTCGGCGTCTCCGGCCCGCAGGTGGTGGAGGGGTGGTACGGCCAGCCGTTCGCCAAGCCGTTGCAGCGGACCAGGGAGTACGTCGACATCGTGCGCCGGGTGCTGGCCCGCGAGGCCCCGGTGACCAGCGCGGGCCCGCACTACCCGCTGCCCTACACCGGGCCGGGCGCCTCCGGGCTCGGCAAGCCGCTCAAGCCGATCACGCACCCGCTGCGCGCGGATCTGCCCATTTGGCTGGGGGCCGAGGGGCCGAAGAACGTCGCGCTGACCGCCGAGATCGCGGACGGCTGGCTGGCCATCTACTACGCCCCCCGGCTCGCCGGGATGTACAACGAGTGGCTGGACGAGGGGTTCGCGCGCGCGGGCGCCCGGCGTTCGCGGGCGGACTTCGAGATCGCCGCCAGCTGCCAGGTGGTCGTCACCGACGACGCCGCGGCCGAGATCGAGCGGATGCGCTGGGTGATGTCGCTCTACATCGGCGGCATGGGCGCGCCGGAACTCAACTTCCACGCGCACGTGTACCGGCGCATGGGCTACGACCGCGAGGTCGACGAGATCACCGAGCTCTTCCGGGCCGGGAAGAAGGCGGAGGCCGCCGCGGCGGTGCCGGACGAGATGATCCTCGACACCGCCATCATCGGCGACGAGGACCACGTGCGGG